In Gimesia panareensis, the genomic window CGCTGGTCCAGATCGATGCCCGGATAATCCCGCTCCAGCAGTTGTTCGAACTCGGGGAGGGTCGCCCGTTCAATGCGCTTGCCCGTGATCGAACACTTGAAACCGTAACTCGATTTCTCCGTCGGATAGAGCGTCAGTTCCACCGGATACGTGTCCTGCACATGAATGTGTGTAAACACACGTTCCTCGCCATGCTTTTTCACGGTCTTATGTTCCACATGGTAGGGCGTGCCTTCTTCATCGAGCTGGGCAGTGACCGCTTCGCAGGAATGAGAGAAGACATGAATATCGATATCCGATCCCTGCCGGATATGACCGGTCAGCGTGCTGCCGATGATTTTGGGATGGAACGATTTAAACAGCCGCAGATAACGCAGGGCCTGCAGCCGCATGGCCAGCAGATTTTCGGTGCGGGACTCGCCTTCGAAAGTGCAGGCGAACCGCTGGATTTCATCGCGAATTTCCCGGTTGCTGGGCAGGTCGGCCGGTTTAACCCAGCCCTGGCAGACCTTGCGGGCCGCTTTCATCTTGGCGCGATAATACTCGGTTTCCTGACGGGAATACATCAGTCGGGCCGCCTCAAAAATAATCTGGCGGCGCATTTTGCTGGAACTCATTCAAAAATCGGTGAACTTTCTCACCGTCGAATCGAAGACAGGCTGATTAGGAGCGATTACGGAATGACCTGACAGGCAGGTATCAGGGAATTCTAGCGATCCCGCGGGAAAAATCAATTTGGATTTCTCCGAAACAGGTGATTGGTCCCTCAATTCTGACTGACCAGCTCTTCAGAACCAGCAAGCGAGCGGACCATTTCAAGAAAAGCGAACCAGGACTGAGAAGACGTTACTTTGCCTCAGCCACCTGCTTCTCTTTCCACTCGTTATACAGAATACTGCTACGAAACCGGCTGAATCCGGCTCCCGCTCCCACGTTCGATGTCCGGGCTCCCAGACCGGTCACCTGGGCTGCGACGCGGGAAGTTTCCGACAGTTCCCAGTCCGCCGGTGTATAGCGGTGGTTAAACGAGGTATTCACGCGACGCAGATTAAACGCCAGCGTATCTGCCAGTGACGTCTCATCCGTATTGCCCCAGAAGCTGTTCCAGCTTTTCAGATCTTTGACGCTGGAATCCGCAGTCCCATTCAGTCCCAGCCATGCATCCACGTCGTAAACATTCCCGTTGCCTGTATAGGAACGATCCGTTTTCGCTCCCTTTTGCGAGAGCATCGAGAGCCCCAGGTTTTCCACCTTCCAGGCACAGTGATCGCTCTTCACATTGATATCTTTGACGAACCGCTCAAAAACAAACCCGTCAATCCCCTGGATGGTACAGCGGGAGAGATTCAGGTTGATACTTCCCCCTGCGGACTTTTCGGGACTCTTCAATACGGAGAAAATCTTGCGGGAGAAAATGACAGATTCATCCACGTCGATCGTCTGCTTACCGGTCCCTTCGATTTCAAACGCAGCCCGTCCTCCCACAAAAAAGCTGTTCGTGATCGATGAATTCGTGGGCCGCGTAAACTGAACTGCCGCCATCCCCTTATCATTCTGTTCGGAAACCGAGCAGTTCAACATCCGCAGGTTACCACCATCGACTTTGATCGCCACCCAGGGAACCTCCTTGCCGACCTCAGGGGGATCAAACTCAAACCGGATCCCTTCCAGTGCCAGTGTCCCTTTGGTGACCTGCAGAATGTGTCGTACGTTGGGATCACGCTCCGGACGGGCTCTTAACCCCAGCTTATTCCGTCCCCGGGCATACTCAAACACAGGCGAATAACCAAAGCCGGCTTCGATGCTCAGATCCTTGTCGACCGTCACGTGTGGAATCCGAAAGGGTCCATCGCCGTTGACACGAATCAGGTCACCGGGCTTCGCAGCCGCGATCGCAGCTTCGAGCGAATCGAATTCCGGCTTTTTCGCTTGTGAGTGAATCTGAAATTTCTTCGCGGGTTCCCCATTTAACATCCGGGAGATATCACTCCCCAGGTTCGCTTTCCGCAGAAACAGAATCGCGAACGAGGTATCCGCCAGCTTTCCGCGCGAGTCTTCCCAGCTGCCGTCTTCTTTCTGAGTTGCAATCAGGGCAGCAGCACCTTTGGAAAACCAGTCGGTATCTCCCAGCTTCTCCAGACCCAGCAGCACGCCAACCCGCTCGGTCGACCAGAGGAAATAGCGGGCAGAGGAGGCGCTGATCCCGGCGGCATATTTGCCTGCCATCTCGAGACCTTTGGCGAAAATCGGATCGGAGACCAGCGTGTCGCCTTCCTTCTGTTCCGCGCCCCGGGCAGCCGCCTCGACTTTATTCTGCTCTTCCTGCAGTGATCTGATTTTGGTTGCCCGCGCCACGGTCAGACAGAACAGGCCGGCCAGGGTCATCGAGTTGCGAGAAGGCTCTTTCATATCATCTGTGGACAGTTTATAGGGCCAGCCACCATCTTCGTTCTGCGTCTCGACAAATCGTCGCGCTACACCGGACATCGAATCGTCGATATTCACATTCGAACGGGAAGCCGTCCAGAGCCCCAGCACGGCAAACTGCGTGCAGCTGTTATCACCGGGTGAAGTTCCCAGTTTCAACCGGCCCCGGGGATTATTCAGCGAACTGGCGGCGGCCAGCGGACAGGTATAGGACCAGCCTCCGGTCGTGGACTGGCCGGCAATCAATCGCGCTGCAAAGCGCCGGATCAGCAGCTTGTCTTCACGATCTCCAATCCGGGACAGCAGTAGAATCGCCAGCGCCAGATCGTACGTCGAGTTCAGCTTCTCCGACTCTTTGACGACAAAGGCCCGCCCTTTCTGAATCACGGAATCACTGACCGGAATTCCGTTTTCCAGCAGCGCCAGCGTACAGAGCGCGGTAATTCCGACCGGATGCCCTTCGAATTCCCAGCTGCCGTCCTCCTGCTGCTGAGACTTGAGAAATTCAATTCCCTTCAGACGCGAGGCGGTCACTTCCTGATCGGTTTGGGCCTGCAGAGTAGAAGCAGATATGAGAGAAACAGCCCACAGGCTGGACACAAAACATACGGAACTCAATAAGTGACGGCGCATCACAGACTACTCCCGGCGGGAAAGAATAGTTTTCACGGGACGAATACTTCCTTAACGGAACGTTAAACTATTCTAAATAAGCAGTCTGGAAAAAAGAACAGTAATCTGGAAATTCCGAGGCAAAAGAGACCGGGAGCAGAGAATATGACCTCTGCTCCCGGCTTTTCTGTCCGAGTTCAATCAATCACTGAGTGCCGCCCGCCGAGCCTGTTCGGTCAGCTGATGCACTTTGGCAGCAACCTTCTGTTCCACCGATTCTGCAAACGGACCGGGGTAGGAGGAGTAGATCATCGCCCGGGCTCCCTCATAGCCCCCCTCTTTCAAGACCCGCAGGCTGGGCAGGTAACCGAAGACATTGTTCGAATAGCCGGCGACCCAGACGATCGGATCAGTATCCTTCGCAGCACCAAAGCCGGACTTCAGCTCGTTCTGGAATCGATGCGAATAATCGACCACGGTCTCTCCACAGACCGCTACCAGGGTCAGGTCCTTGCCAAACTGAATTACCTGCAGCGGGAAGGCGAACCGGGTCTGAATTCCGCCCCGTTCTTCCAGCTGGTCCAACAGGCGGGTCGCATGGCTCACTTCATATTTGTTTCCATTTTCTTTCCGCTTCAGTAATTCCTCTTTCGTGGGCGGGGCGGCGAAGTCCAGTTCCACATCTCCCATCGCAATTCCCAGCGGTCCATGAATCACCCGCGGCTGTTTGACTTCCAATGCCGTTTCCACCGCATTGGCCAGCGCCCGTCCATGCTGCTTCGCCAGGTCGAGCGATCGCCGCGGGTAAGGGTTCTGATCGCCGCCACATCCCATCATGAACAGGGCTACCGTCCCCGGGTGATCGGCTTCGATGTCTTCCTGGGCATAGCCGGCGTAGTCGCCGCAGAACTGGTAAAAACTGAGCGTGGTATTGTGACAGGCGTATCCGAACAGCACCGCCATCAGGGAACTGTCAGGGCGTTCCACCATCAGTACGGGCACCCGCTGATCGACGGGCCCCTGCGGATGTGGGCTGTTGATCACACCGTCCTTGGTCGGCAGACGGCGATTCATCGAAAACCCGGCTCGACCATACGAATACTTCAGCACGGCCGGCTCCATCTGGGGCAGGGCTTCTCCAATCGCAGCCACCAGTCTTCTCACCAGTCCCTGGGTATACGCACGCGCCTCCGCACCGCGATCGCCTCCCAGTCCCCGGCGGGACGCCTTTGGCTCTCGCAGCTCCGGACCGCAGTGCGTGTGCGAGGCGTTCATCAGCAGTGCTGACGCGGGGATCTGGTAATCACGTTCCAGCTGCGCTGCAATCGGATCACGCAGGGCCGGGGTGATGCCGATCAGGTCAGTCGTAATCATCACCAGCTTCTGGCCACGGGCATCTTCCAGGATCAGCAGCTTCGCGTACAGATCGTGCACCTTACCCTCGGCAGGTTTCGTGCGGGCTGCATAGCCGGCCATCCACATATTCTTCTCAGGAGTGATCACCACCGACGCTGCCACAGCCTTCCATTCGGTCTGCTGCTTCGCTTCCGCTGCCGACAGACAACGGTTCCCGCTGGTAGACAATCCTCCGACCAGAACCAGAACCACCAGACATTGCTGAATCAATTTCTTCATCGGATCTCCCTGCAGTTAATAATAAGAATCGAGTGGAATCAGGCTCCACAAACCGGGCAATCGGGACGGCGCACAATCCGATTGCGGTGAAATGTCATATCGCGCAGATCAAACATCAACAGCTGATTCGCGAGCGTCTCTCCAAAACCGGCGATTACCTTGATCGCCTCCATCGCCGCCATGCAGCCCACCGTTCCCGAAACCGCGCCAAAGACGGGGAACTCCCGTTTCCAGGCAGGGGGATCATCGGGATACAGGCAGGACAGGCAGCCGGTCTGACCGGGTAGAAAGGTGGTGATCTGCGCTTCCAGGTCGTACATCGCGCACTCCACCAGCGGCTTCTGCTGCAGCACAGACTGGCGGTTCATGGCGTAGCGTTCGGGAAAGAGCGGGGCACAGTCTACAATCAAATCCACCTGATTCACGATCGCCTCCGCATTTGCTTCCGAGAGGTTTTCCGGAACCGCCACAATCTCCAGCCGCGGATTCAGCTCTTTCAGGCGGCGTTCCGCAGATTCAACCCGCGGTTTCCCCAGCCAATCGTGCGTCATCAGCAGTTGCCGGTTCAGGTCGCTCGGTTTCACATTCCCGGCGTGTGCCAGGACCAGTTTCCCCACTCCCGCAGCTGCCAGTTCGTAAGCGACGACGCTCCCCAGACCGCCGCAGCGTGAAATCAGCACAGACGCATTCTTCAGTTTCTCCTGCCCGGCTTCACCGAACTCCGGCACCCAGATCTGCCATTCGTAAACGGCTCGTTCTTCATCTGTCAGGGGAGCGAAACCGGACATCGTGTCTCCTTAAAAGCGGTATGGCGTGTGGTCTGTCAAAACTAAGAGGATATCATCCTCCGGAGATCGGGGAAAGGATCGTGACGCTGTGATGGGGCTGGAGTATCAGTGGTTCGTCCCACAGTACCTGTTCATTTGAGACAAACAGCAGCATGGAAGGGTGCAGGGCCTCTCCCTCGGGGAAGAGCAGCGGCTTCAAGGTGTCGGCACGCGTCTCGGCAACGGTTTTCACCAGGTCCTGCAGCGTCGTACCTTCGGGAACGTCAATCTCTTCTCTCCCGACACCGGCTGCTTTTTTCACCTGTGCTGTATATTCGACCGCAATTTTCATTTTAGTTGACTCTCGTATTGGCAGTAGATTCAGAGGATTCAGAAGTCGAAGAACCATTTTTCAACGGGCTTCCCCCCGGCAGTGACTGCAGCTTACCATGACTGATCGTCAATTTCACATCCCCCAGCCGATCCGACTCGGAAATATTGTGTGTGATATGCAGAGCGGTCACGCCGGTCACATGCTGGACATTGTTCAACAGATCGCAGATCTCACCCCGCGTGTCTTCATCCAGTGCACTCAATGGCTCATCGAGGCACAGAATCGCCGGCCGGGGTGCCAGGGCCCGTCCCAGTGCCACCCGCTGCGTTTCCCCGCCACTCAGACCAAAGGGGGTTCGATTCAGCAGCCCGGTAATGCCCAGCAGGTTCGCCAGTTCATCAACCCGCTCATCGATCTGTCGCTGTTTCCAATGGCGAATTTCCAGGGCGAACGCCAGATTGTCTTTGACGGTCATCGTATGAAACAGCACGCCCTCCTGCGGTACATAGCCGATCTCACGCTCCGCCGGTTTGGCATGTGTCATATCCTTTCCGTTCAGAAAGATTTCACCGGACTGCACTTTCTTCAGACCGCAGATCGTCTCCAGAATGGTTGTTTTTCCGCTGCCGGTCTTCCCCATCAGCACGGCGTAATGCCCCTGCGGAATTTCGAAGCTGATATCATTCAGCCGGAATTCACCAACTTGTACGCAAAGATTTTTTACTGAAATCATATCTCAATTTATCAGGCATCAGATGCCACCGGCTCTCAGATCGTTCTCTCAAATTCAGATTCAAATCGCTGTCGATCTTTCAAATCGCTGCCGATCTTTCAGATCGGAGTCGACCGTGTCAAACCAAACAGGCGGGCGATCACCAGCACGACCAGCGCTGAGACAACCATAATCAGCGAGGCGGCCACCGCCCCTTCAATATTCCCCACGGTCAGTTCCAGAAATACCGTCGTCGGCAGCACCTCGGTTTTCATTCGAGTCGCTCCTGAGAAAATCAGAATCGGACCGAATTCTCCCAGCGAACGCGCCCACGCCAGCGTCGCAGCTGCCAGCAACCCCCGGTACGCCTGGGGAAAGACGACACGCCAGAAGGCCTGCCCGCGGTTACACCCCAGGGTCAGCGCCACCTGTTCGTAACGGGGGCCAATCTGGTCGAAGGTCACCCGCATCGTACGCACCGCAAAGGCACAGGCCACCATGAACTGCGCCAGAATAATACTCGGAATCTCGTATGTCACACCGATGGATCGACCGAAGAGGACCTTGGTGATCTTGCGAATCAGTTCATCAATGGACTGCGTCTGCTCGATCGGCACGCGTTCCGCTTCACTCGCCTTCTGCGTTTCTGCTTCGCTTTTCTTCTGTGTTTCAGCCAGCCGTTCCTCATCTGTCTGCAACTGCTCATCCTCTGCCGTCTGGTGTGCGATCAGTACCAGCGGTTGCTCATCACTCACTGGCTGCTTTTCGTGAGACACCACTGCTGCCGTCGACAATCGATCATTGCCTGGAACTTCGTTTGTCGACTGGGTGACCGATTTTGCCTCTACCAGTTTATTCAGCCACTCGATCTGCGGGATCTGAAGCTGGAACAGAATCAGCAGACAGAGGCCAATCACCAGCGGGGGGAGCACGATGGGAATATCCAGGATGGCGTCGATCAACGTCTTCCCCGGAAACTGGTGGCGTGACATCAGGTAGCCGATCGGCACCGAAACCCAGAGGGAGAGCACCGTCGTAATCGCGCAGGAGACCAGGCTCAGCCAGATCGCGTATTGGATTTCCGGCTTCTGAAATGAGCGCAGGATGTGCCCGGGCGTGGTATAGGTCGTCTCCGCTGCCAGCATTGCCACTATCAACAGCACATAGACGGCGCTGACTGTCACAAATACAGCATAAAACGGGAGATCAGAACGCGACTTCCACTTGCGGGGTGGTTCTTCCGGGGTCGTCCCGCTCATAGTGACTCCGGAGTAATCCGCCAGCGGAAGCCGATGGATTCAAACAGGCTGCGCGACGGAGTCGAGGTCAGCTTATCCACCAGACGCTGCATCAGATTGGGATAAGCGGTGGTTTTGAGAATCGCGATCGGCTGCTGGGCCAGAGGATCGCCCGATTTGATCTCGACGATATCGACCTTATCTTTCACGTAAGGCAGATTTGCCCGGTAGACAATCGCAGCGTCGAGCGAACCGGTCCGCAACTGATTCACCAGCAGATCCGCCGTCGGCGTGTTCGTTTTTACGTTCGGCTGTACCAGGTCGTACAGGTTTTTTCCGTTCAGCTCCAGGGAGCTCAGCAGTTTTTTCGTCAACGCCCCCAGTGCACTCTGCTCATGGTGGGACAGACCGATCCGCAGGTCCTCATTGGCGAGATCAAAAACCGTTTTGATGTTTTTAGGATTTCCTTTTTCCACGATGATCACCATATCCGTTTCCGCCACAGTCAGGGGAGCCCGAAACTTGGGCTGGACCTGAACCATGTAAGATGTATCGCAGGCAAAGTAAGCGTCTGGTCGTTGACCACTGTTGATCTGACCAACCAGAATTCCACACCCGTTAAAGACCGTATTGATCGTCACGCCCTCCCGCCGCTCAAACTCCTTCAGCGTATCCTGAATCGCCAGCCGGTTCACACCGCCGCTGAACAGCAGGATCGTCGGATGCGGTTCCCACTTATCTCCCTCGACGGTCTGGTACCCCAGCTTCGCAAAAGCTTTCTGTCCCTTCTCAGGTGCCTGCAGATAACGGGCAAACATCAGTGCTTCCTGGGGATTCTGTGAGGAAGTTAATACACCCACCGTCACATTCTTGATCGCTTCCTGGAATTCCGGAACATCGACCATGTCTGCCTTTTCCGGATGCTGATTGACGGTCGCATCCCAGACAACGGCGGCATCAACGGCGCCCAGCAGGACGTCGGTGGCGATTTCGGAAACGGTCGGCTTGAAAACCCGGGCTGACTTGGAAAGCGGCTCCCACTTCCCATGTTTCGTGAGCACCTTTTTCGTCAGTTTGCCGATCGAAGCGGCATCGGGATTTGCCAGAGCGACCGTCACATCATCCTTGAGCAGGTCATCGATCGACTTGATCCCTTTGGGGTTCCCTTTCTGGACCATGATCACCGGATGCATCTGTGCCACCTGAATCGCTTCCTGCACCAGTCCCTTATCCCGGGCAATCTCAATGTAGCTGGTATCCGCTGCCAGATATAAATCGCCTTTTTTCGCTACCTGCAGGTTGGTCAGCAGGGTTCCGGAGCCGCCATACTGCAAATGAACCGGCATGCCGAATTCTTCTTCTGCAAACTGTGCTGCCATCTCGGCAACCGGCGGCTTGATTCCCGCGGCACAATACATCTCCAGGGCATTTTCATCCCCGGAGTCTTCGCTCTCTCCTTTTGCGGAAGCATCTGCCTGATGTCCACTGGATTCACCATCAGTCGCTGCCGTTTTCTGTGGAGCGTCTTTCGGAGGGGCATAAATCAGAACCACCAGCATGATCACCAGAAAGATGATTGAACTGACGGCGATCATGAGTCCTGACACTTTTCCACTGCGGCCCGGTTGAGGGAATGCCGGCTTCCGGAGCTGGCTACCAAGGTATTTCATTATTAGATCCTGTATATTTTTCTGAGCTGTTTGATGTGTTGTCAGGAATTCACTAACGTTTCTGATTCACTGGGGGTCACCAGGCGACCATCCCTGATCCCCAGCACACGCTGGGCCGACTGCACCGCCTGATCGTCGTGAGAAACCATGAGCACGCAGCCGCCATCCTCGGCAAATTGACTTAATGCTTTGAGTACGACTTCGGAGTTCTCGCTGTCCAGGTTGCCCGTCGGCTCATCTGCCAGCAGAATTTTTGGCTGATGAAACAGGGCCCGTGCCAGGGCCACCCGCTGTTTTTCGCCGGTACTCAGCTGGGCCGGCGTGTGATGCAAACGCTGCTCCAGCCCGAATTGGGCGACCAGCTCCCGGGCACGCTCGCGGGCCTGCCCACGGTTCGATGCCAGGGCAGGGGTCGCAACATTATCCAGCACATTCAGATAAGGCACCAGGTGGAACTGTTGAAAGACGAAGCCCAGATGCTGCGAACGAAAGCGGGCTCGCTGATCGTTGGACAGGCGATAGGGATTGGTGCCTTCAATCAGCACCTCTCCTGAATCGGGGCTGAGCAGGCCTCCCGCCATTAACAGCAGGGTCGACTTTCCACAGCCACTGGGGCCCTGAATCGCTACAAATTCATTCGTGTCGACGGTCAGGCTGATGCCGTCGACCGCCTGGACCCGCCCCGGTCCGGATTTGAATGATTTCGACAGTTGTTCCAGTTCGAGTATCATCGTGATGCGATTATCCTTCCTGTAGAATCGTAGCAGGATCCTGACGGGCTGCCAGCAGGGCAGGGATCCAGCTGGACAGACTGGCCAGCAGCGGGGCAAACACCAGGCTTAACAGCAGCCAGCGTCCCGAGAAGAGTACCTGAGAGGGATCCACAGCCGCGGGCAGGTCACCCCAGGTGACGCCAACCCAGTAGCCCACAAAATAGCCAATCAATGCGCCGACCAGACCGATCAGCAGGGCCTTGATGATGAAGATGCCGAAGACCTGCGAGGAACGCACGCCGATGGCCCGCAGGATTCCGATTTCCGTAGCCCGGCGGCGGACGTTTTCCAGTGACAGAAAGCCGATCCAAGCCCCGCACCCCAGCACTACCAGCGGCACGAGGATCGCGGCAAAACTGGCGTGGCGTTCGATCAGTTTGATCCGGTTGGACTTCTCCTGCTCCAGGGAAGCGACAGCGATCTCGGCTGCCTTGTTACGGGCCTCAGCCCGTGCCAGAGCAGGGGGTCCCCGTTCGATGATCTGGGTTCCTGGCAGAATTTCCGCTACGTCCTTGCGAATTTCCGCGATCCGGTCCACCGTCGCACAGTTGCATTCGAGTGCCAGAATCGCATTCAGCAGATTCTCCATTCCCAGCAGTTCCTGCGCCTCTTTGAGACTGATCCAGACCGTACTGTCGTCTGAATTCCCCCGCTCCGGAAAGGCTTTGGAGACCTTGAATGACTTGCCCATCAGCTGCACTTCATCGCCGGGCTTCAGTCCTGTTTCCTGCTGTACATGATAGCCCAGCACCATCGCTCCCGCGGGTACCGGCTGCTGCAGCGGTTTCTTGAGGGCACGTTCCAACTGGGGAACTTCCCCGCGGGTCCCAACCAGAATGACATCCAGTTTTTTTTCCGGCCAGGAGATCTTCTTCGACACCATCGGCAGCATATGATTGATGGTGACAATCTTCGAATTTGAGAGTTTGACCATATTCTCCTCGGGCATGGTACTCGTAACAATACCCGTCAGATGAAACTCTTGCAGATCCTGATCAGCCGGGAGGATCAGGATGTTGAAGCCCAGTCCCTTGGCGATCTTCCGCATCGAATCTTTCAGCTCAGCACCGGTCTTTTTGACCGCTTCTTCTTTCTGTTCCAGAATCAATGCGGTCTGGATCTCATCTGCCTGCAGCAGCGTTAAGGCGGCAATCAGACAGGCCACCGCGATGATCACCGAGAGCAGCGCCAGCAGAAAGTTCATTTTCCGATGCTGCATTTCCTGAAAAATCAGATGAAAGATTGACATGGTGCCCGCTCTTTATTGTTCCGGATGATAAAAGGTCAAATTGGTAAAGTGTCACACCGTCTGTTTATTTTCTCGCCATGACGATGTAACTGGCCGCCACGATAATCACAACGGCAAACGCAGCCAGAATCAACAGATTCCGCATCAGTGAATCTCCCTGCGTGGTTTCAGTGGTACCTGCGGCACCCGCAGCGGGAAGTTCACCCGCTCTTGCAGGCAGCGACGCGTCTTCCTGAGCCTGGACTTTCGTCTCTGCAGAAGCCTGCTCTGTTTTGGGGTCAGACTCACCTGCAGACTCCTGGTCTGACTTTGCGGAAGTCGTCGCGGCCTTCTGCTCAGCGTCTTTCGACATCTTCAGTGAGCGGGC contains:
- a CDS encoding ABC transporter permease; this encodes MSIFHLIFQEMQHRKMNFLLALLSVIIAVACLIAALTLLQADEIQTALILEQKEEAVKKTGAELKDSMRKIAKGLGFNILILPADQDLQEFHLTGIVTSTMPEENMVKLSNSKIVTINHMLPMVSKKISWPEKKLDVILVGTRGEVPQLERALKKPLQQPVPAGAMVLGYHVQQETGLKPGDEVQLMGKSFKVSKAFPERGNSDDSTVWISLKEAQELLGMENLLNAILALECNCATVDRIAEIRKDVAEILPGTQIIERGPPALARAEARNKAAEIAVASLEQEKSNRIKLIERHASFAAILVPLVVLGCGAWIGFLSLENVRRRATEIGILRAIGVRSSQVFGIFIIKALLIGLVGALIGYFVGYWVGVTWGDLPAAVDPSQVLFSGRWLLLSLVFAPLLASLSSWIPALLAARQDPATILQEG